In Aegilops tauschii subsp. strangulata cultivar AL8/78 chromosome 3, Aet v6.0, whole genome shotgun sequence, one genomic interval encodes:
- the LOC109756138 gene encoding BTB/POZ domain-containing protein POB1 isoform X1 has product MMMQQIFGQAFGFSCGVQTYQSPVPAEVGYNQSTAAETSHWTMADNGEIDCFSTMASTPILTVKTLHINSAILAARSRFFLKLFSNGMNESDQTHPRIRIADSEEKAFMELLSFMYSGKLTTIEPTLLLDILMAADKFEVLSCMRYCSQLLRSLPMTTESALLYLDHPCSLSMAAEVQSVVGAAKEFLAEKYKILDKFEEVMNISLSGIEAIFSSTDIQVASEDAVYNFLLEWARARYLEPEERRGILSSRLLPLVRFSHMTCAALQEILACTDDDIDREQVTKRINEVLLHKAYPTQMEGALAADVSTLDWQSAERTYGSKHVKAVVFDRPCPQVIVYMDLTRDECSRFFPSGVILSDWFHLAGQKFYLMADCVLDEQTELYSFGLWLGIYGNSVSGSSCFDVEFAARTRSSGKFLSKYVGRHTFSGSLLEGCDDLFGVPWSTFIADDSLFIDGVLHLRVDLTAVEQPELQT; this is encoded by the exons ATGATGATGCAGCAAATATTTGGTCAAGCATTTGGATTTAGCTGTGGTGTTCAAACATATCAATCCCCTGTCCCTGCAGAAGTAGGATACAATCAATCCACTGCAGCTGAGACTAGCCACTGGACAATGG CTGATAATGGAGAGATAGACTGTTTCTCAACCATGGCAAGTACACCAATTTTAACAGTGAAGACCCTTCATATCAATTCAGCGATTCTTGCTGCAAGAAGTCGTTTCTTTCTAAAG CTTTTCTCAAATGGCATGAATGAATCTGATCAGACGCATCCAAGAATCAGGATTGCTGATTCAG AGGAAAAAGCCTTTATGGAGCTTTTAAGCTTCATGTACAGTGGAAAGTTGACAACAATTGAGCCCACTCTTCTGCTCGACATCTTAATGGCTGCCGACAAATTTGAGGTTCTTTCTTGCATGAGGTACTGCAGTCAGTTGCTCAGAAGCCTGCCTATGACCACAGAATCTGCACTGCTATACCTCGATCATCCATGCTCCCTTTCAATGGCTGCTGAAGTTCAGAGTGTGGTAGGTGCAGCCAAGGAATTCCTTGCCGAGAAATACAAGATTTTAGACAA GTTTGAAGAAGTGATGAACATCTCTCTTTCTGGAATCGAGGCGATCTTTTCGAGCACTGACATACAAGTAGCATCTGAAGATGCGGTATATAACTTCTTGCTCGAGTGGGCCCGTGCGCGATACCTGGAACCGGAGGAAAGACGCGGGATCTTGAGCAGCCGTTTGCTTCCGCTGGTACGCTTCAGTCATATGACATGTGCCGCTCTTCAGGAGATCCTAGCATGCACTGATGATGATATAGACCGTGAGCAAGTAACCAAGCGCATCAATGAGGTCCTCCTCCACAAAGCTTACCCAACCCAGATGGAAGGTGCTCTTGCAGCAGATGTATCAACTCTCGATTGGCAATCTGCTGAGCGAACTTACGGGTCCAAACATGTGAAAGCGGTTGTGTTTGATCGACCTTGCCCACAGGTTATAGTTTACATGGATCTAACCCGCGACGAGTGCTCCCGATTCTTCCCATCAGGAGTTATATTGTCGGACTGGTTCCATCTCGCAGGTCAGAAATTCTATCTCATGGCAGACTGTGTACTGGATGAGCAGACAGAGTTGTACAGCTTTGGCCTCTGGCTAGGGATATATGGAAATTCTGTTTCAGGCTCGTCGTGTTTCGATGTTGAGTTTGCTGCAAGGACAAGATCGTCAGGAAAATTCTTGAGCAAGTACGTCGGTAGGCACACATTCAGCGGGTCTTTGCTGGAGGGATGTGATGATCTTTTTGGAGTTCCATGGTCGACGTTCATTGCGGACGACAGCCTCTTCATCGACGGCGTGCTGCATCTGAGAGTTGATCTGACTGCGGTGGAGCAGCCTGAATTACAGACCTGA
- the LOC109756138 gene encoding BTB/POZ domain-containing protein POB1 isoform X2 encodes MASTPILTVKTLHINSAILAARSRFFLKLFSNGMNESDQTHPRIRIADSEEKAFMELLSFMYSGKLTTIEPTLLLDILMAADKFEVLSCMRYCSQLLRSLPMTTESALLYLDHPCSLSMAAEVQSVVGAAKEFLAEKYKILDKFEEVMNISLSGIEAIFSSTDIQVASEDAVYNFLLEWARARYLEPEERRGILSSRLLPLVRFSHMTCAALQEILACTDDDIDREQVTKRINEVLLHKAYPTQMEGALAADVSTLDWQSAERTYGSKHVKAVVFDRPCPQVIVYMDLTRDECSRFFPSGVILSDWFHLAGQKFYLMADCVLDEQTELYSFGLWLGIYGNSVSGSSCFDVEFAARTRSSGKFLSKYVGRHTFSGSLLEGCDDLFGVPWSTFIADDSLFIDGVLHLRVDLTAVEQPELQT; translated from the exons ATGGCAAGTACACCAATTTTAACAGTGAAGACCCTTCATATCAATTCAGCGATTCTTGCTGCAAGAAGTCGTTTCTTTCTAAAG CTTTTCTCAAATGGCATGAATGAATCTGATCAGACGCATCCAAGAATCAGGATTGCTGATTCAG AGGAAAAAGCCTTTATGGAGCTTTTAAGCTTCATGTACAGTGGAAAGTTGACAACAATTGAGCCCACTCTTCTGCTCGACATCTTAATGGCTGCCGACAAATTTGAGGTTCTTTCTTGCATGAGGTACTGCAGTCAGTTGCTCAGAAGCCTGCCTATGACCACAGAATCTGCACTGCTATACCTCGATCATCCATGCTCCCTTTCAATGGCTGCTGAAGTTCAGAGTGTGGTAGGTGCAGCCAAGGAATTCCTTGCCGAGAAATACAAGATTTTAGACAA GTTTGAAGAAGTGATGAACATCTCTCTTTCTGGAATCGAGGCGATCTTTTCGAGCACTGACATACAAGTAGCATCTGAAGATGCGGTATATAACTTCTTGCTCGAGTGGGCCCGTGCGCGATACCTGGAACCGGAGGAAAGACGCGGGATCTTGAGCAGCCGTTTGCTTCCGCTGGTACGCTTCAGTCATATGACATGTGCCGCTCTTCAGGAGATCCTAGCATGCACTGATGATGATATAGACCGTGAGCAAGTAACCAAGCGCATCAATGAGGTCCTCCTCCACAAAGCTTACCCAACCCAGATGGAAGGTGCTCTTGCAGCAGATGTATCAACTCTCGATTGGCAATCTGCTGAGCGAACTTACGGGTCCAAACATGTGAAAGCGGTTGTGTTTGATCGACCTTGCCCACAGGTTATAGTTTACATGGATCTAACCCGCGACGAGTGCTCCCGATTCTTCCCATCAGGAGTTATATTGTCGGACTGGTTCCATCTCGCAGGTCAGAAATTCTATCTCATGGCAGACTGTGTACTGGATGAGCAGACAGAGTTGTACAGCTTTGGCCTCTGGCTAGGGATATATGGAAATTCTGTTTCAGGCTCGTCGTGTTTCGATGTTGAGTTTGCTGCAAGGACAAGATCGTCAGGAAAATTCTTGAGCAAGTACGTCGGTAGGCACACATTCAGCGGGTCTTTGCTGGAGGGATGTGATGATCTTTTTGGAGTTCCATGGTCGACGTTCATTGCGGACGACAGCCTCTTCATCGACGGCGTGCTGCATCTGAGAGTTGATCTGACTGCGGTGGAGCAGCCTGAATTACAGACCTGA